In Catenulispora sp. GP43, the following are encoded in one genomic region:
- a CDS encoding Vms1/Ankzf1 family peptidyl-tRNA hydrolase codes for MPDTITDNPLVHDLYHLPAPVLTAYLNPPSSRPGVDDTDLRLRSLVADLRSAGASSDALEALASVLGTLEPGRPPAAAFVGTDGQTRMFPLPGAEVGDQAYCAAVPRVLPMLAWRQLHPAFATVMLDRAGAELVVQPAGGARALRAEVAGPDNVIGRDAPGGASRSRYQNRAESSWQHNAGRAAEVVADALAAAEADLLIVGGDVRAEQYFLDRLPARLRSEVTIKTIPGGRSRDGSRHRRGDEVEAVVQEYVDEEALRTLSRVQDRSGPGGLGVQGPAATIHALARAQVEVLLLAQAGLGQGSMAEAGAGADPGTAWFGPRPTDISEHRTGVLVPGGKPSHARLDEVLARAAVLTDADIRILPPGLPEAPPHGVGALCRFAVS; via the coding sequence ATGCCCGACACGATCACCGACAATCCCCTCGTCCACGACCTCTACCACCTCCCGGCCCCGGTTCTGACGGCCTATCTGAACCCGCCGTCCTCCAGGCCCGGCGTCGACGACACGGATCTGCGGCTGCGGTCGCTGGTGGCGGACCTGCGCTCGGCCGGCGCGTCGTCCGACGCCCTGGAGGCGCTGGCCAGCGTGCTCGGGACGCTGGAGCCCGGCCGGCCGCCGGCTGCGGCCTTCGTCGGCACCGACGGACAGACCCGCATGTTCCCGCTGCCCGGGGCCGAGGTCGGCGACCAGGCGTACTGCGCGGCGGTGCCGCGGGTGCTGCCGATGCTGGCCTGGCGGCAGCTGCATCCGGCGTTCGCGACCGTCATGCTCGACCGGGCAGGGGCCGAGCTCGTGGTGCAGCCGGCCGGGGGCGCGAGGGCGCTGCGGGCCGAGGTCGCCGGGCCCGACAACGTGATCGGGCGCGACGCCCCGGGCGGGGCGTCGCGGTCGCGGTACCAGAACCGTGCCGAGAGCTCCTGGCAGCACAACGCGGGACGGGCCGCCGAGGTCGTCGCCGACGCGCTGGCCGCCGCGGAGGCCGACCTGCTGATCGTCGGCGGCGATGTCCGGGCCGAACAGTACTTCCTGGACCGGTTGCCGGCGCGGTTGCGCTCCGAGGTCACGATCAAGACCATCCCCGGCGGCCGAAGTCGCGACGGGTCCCGGCACCGTCGCGGGGACGAGGTCGAGGCGGTGGTGCAGGAGTACGTGGACGAAGAGGCCCTGCGCACGCTCAGCCGCGTCCAGGACCGCTCCGGCCCCGGCGGCCTGGGCGTGCAGGGCCCGGCCGCGACGATCCACGCGCTGGCCCGGGCGCAGGTCGAGGTGCTGCTGCTGGCGCAGGCCGGGCTCGGGCAGGGATCCATGGCCGAGGCCGGAGCGGGGGCTGATCCGGGCACCGCGTGGTTCGGCCCGCGGCCCACCGACATCTCCGAACACCGCACCGGCGTCCTCGTCCCGGGCGGGAAGCCCAGCCATGCACGCCTGGACGAGGTGTTGGCCCGCGCGGCGGTCCTCACCGACGCCGACATCCGCATCCTGCCTCCGGGGCTGCCCGAGGCGCCGCCGCACGGGGTCGGCGCGCTGTGCCGGTTCGCGGTGTCCTGA
- a CDS encoding glycosyl hydrolase family 57, with protein sequence MNEVPSYVGPREPDAIPEYVDGLPNLSGSEDLIRRIRAEARPRLGFADPPDLEHIDAAFAVALHMHQPLRPADGPLTEAPLIGNLAWMTDHQDIGDNHNAPTFAWCYRRMAEFVRQLLDEGRRPRVMLDYSGTLLHGLRQMHLDDVLDDLRYLATDPQAREAVEWLGTTWGHAVAPSTPVQDFRLHVQAWQHHFAGLFGLEALSRVRGFSPPEMALPNHPDVAYEFVRTLLDCGYEWVLVQEHTVEELDGSELSDPYIPRRLVCTNSRGQSASITAIVKTQGSDTKLVGQMQPYYEAKSLSRRTLAGQTVPPLVTQIADGENGGVMMNEFPDKYLEVMRESSGTTVRPVNVTEYLQALHALGIAPDALPAIRPLQREASMDGGSWTADVSWVRGYDNVLIPMERASAEFHARMLAQDVPTDDPRYRRALFHLLASQTSCYRYWGQGEWTDYGAELARRALEAAAV encoded by the coding sequence ATGAACGAAGTCCCGAGTTACGTCGGACCCCGCGAGCCCGACGCCATCCCCGAGTACGTCGACGGACTCCCGAACCTGAGCGGCAGCGAGGACCTGATCCGCCGAATCCGCGCCGAGGCCCGGCCCCGACTGGGGTTCGCCGACCCGCCGGACCTCGAGCACATCGACGCCGCGTTCGCCGTCGCCCTGCACATGCACCAACCGCTGCGCCCCGCCGACGGCCCGCTCACCGAGGCCCCCCTCATCGGCAACCTGGCCTGGATGACCGACCATCAGGACATCGGCGACAACCACAACGCCCCGACCTTCGCCTGGTGCTACCGCCGGATGGCGGAGTTCGTCCGGCAGTTGCTCGACGAGGGTCGCCGGCCGCGGGTGATGCTCGATTACTCCGGCACCCTGCTGCACGGACTGCGCCAGATGCACCTGGACGACGTGCTCGACGACCTCCGCTACCTGGCCACCGACCCGCAGGCCCGCGAGGCCGTCGAATGGCTCGGCACCACCTGGGGCCACGCGGTGGCCCCGTCCACCCCGGTCCAGGACTTCCGGCTGCACGTCCAGGCCTGGCAGCACCACTTCGCAGGCCTGTTCGGACTCGAGGCGCTGTCCCGGGTCCGTGGGTTCTCCCCGCCCGAGATGGCCCTCCCGAACCACCCCGACGTCGCCTACGAATTCGTGCGAACCCTTCTGGACTGCGGCTACGAATGGGTGCTCGTCCAGGAACACACCGTCGAGGAGCTCGACGGGAGCGAACTGTCGGATCCCTACATCCCGCGCCGGCTTGTGTGCACCAACTCCCGGGGCCAGAGCGCCTCCATCACCGCGATCGTCAAGACGCAGGGCAGCGACACCAAACTCGTCGGCCAGATGCAGCCCTACTACGAGGCGAAGTCCCTGTCCCGCCGCACACTGGCAGGCCAGACCGTACCGCCGCTGGTCACCCAGATCGCCGATGGCGAGAACGGCGGCGTGATGATGAACGAGTTCCCGGACAAGTACCTGGAAGTGATGCGCGAGAGCTCGGGAACCACCGTGCGGCCCGTCAACGTGACCGAGTATCTACAGGCCCTGCACGCCCTCGGGATCGCCCCCGACGCGCTGCCGGCGATACGGCCCCTGCAACGCGAAGCCAGCATGGACGGCGGTAGCTGGACCGCCGACGTCTCCTGGGTCCGCGGCTACGACAACGTCCTGATCCCCATGGAGCGCGCCAGCGCCGAGTTCCACGCGCGGATGCTCGCCCAGGATGTGCCCACGGACGACCCCCGCTACCGGCGCGCGCTGTTCCACCTGCTGGCCAGCCAGACCAGCTGCTACCGGTACTGGGGCCAGGGGGAGTGGACCGACTACGGCGCCGAGCTGGCACGCCGGGCCCTGGAGGCCGCCGCCGTGTGA
- a CDS encoding glycogen synthase: protein MFIVMVAPECAPVAKAGGLGDVVFGLSHELEIRGHAVEIVLPKYAGMRYEDVWDLQPSHHDLWVPWYDGTVHCTVWFGYVHGRKCFFIEPHSQDNFFGRERMYGYDDDALRYAFFCKAALEYLAASGKRPEVVHCHDWHTGLLPVLLYEQYAQVLGDQRVCYTIHNFCHQGLTSPEVLWATRLGRVDHFLAQDRLGDDTHHGAVNPMKGGVVYANFVTTVSDTHAAEARYGDSACGLGHTLHRYQDKFGGVLNGVDYDVWNPETDPYIPAPYSASTIERKYLNKEALRERFMLRKSWSPLVAYVGRVDEQKGMHLVHHALFRTLAAGGQFVLMGQEQKHNGINGHFQHLKDHLNNNPDSHLELSYQEELAHLVLAGADLLVVPSLFEPCGLIPLMAMRYGTVPVVRATGGMRDTVFDRDHGEHADDRRNGYVFQHTDNQAIDSALQRAFGLWTDYPEDFRSLMLNGMRADHSWHRPADHYLDIYEHIRHK from the coding sequence TTGTTCATCGTGATGGTCGCACCGGAGTGCGCCCCCGTGGCCAAGGCCGGCGGGCTGGGCGACGTGGTGTTCGGCCTGAGCCATGAACTGGAGATCCGCGGCCACGCCGTGGAGATCGTCCTGCCGAAGTACGCCGGGATGCGCTACGAAGACGTCTGGGATCTGCAGCCGAGCCACCACGACCTGTGGGTGCCCTGGTACGACGGGACGGTGCACTGCACCGTATGGTTCGGCTACGTCCACGGCCGCAAGTGCTTCTTCATCGAGCCGCATTCGCAGGACAACTTCTTCGGCCGCGAACGCATGTACGGATATGACGACGACGCCCTGCGCTACGCCTTCTTCTGCAAGGCGGCCCTGGAGTACCTGGCGGCCTCGGGCAAGCGCCCCGAGGTGGTGCACTGCCACGACTGGCACACCGGCCTGCTCCCGGTCCTGCTCTACGAACAGTACGCACAGGTCCTCGGCGACCAGCGGGTCTGCTACACGATCCACAACTTCTGCCACCAGGGACTGACCTCGCCGGAAGTGCTCTGGGCCACCCGCCTGGGCCGCGTCGACCACTTCCTGGCCCAGGACCGGCTCGGCGACGACACCCACCACGGCGCCGTGAACCCGATGAAGGGCGGCGTGGTGTACGCGAACTTCGTCACCACCGTCTCGGACACCCACGCCGCCGAGGCCCGCTACGGCGACAGCGCCTGCGGCCTGGGCCACACCCTGCACCGGTACCAGGACAAGTTCGGCGGGGTCCTCAACGGCGTCGACTACGACGTGTGGAACCCCGAGACCGACCCCTACATCCCGGCGCCGTATTCGGCCTCGACCATCGAGCGCAAGTACTTGAACAAGGAGGCGCTGCGCGAACGCTTCATGCTGCGCAAGTCCTGGAGCCCGCTGGTCGCCTACGTCGGCCGGGTGGACGAGCAGAAGGGCATGCACCTGGTTCACCACGCGCTGTTCCGGACCCTGGCCGCCGGCGGCCAGTTCGTGCTCATGGGCCAGGAGCAGAAGCACAACGGCATCAACGGCCACTTCCAGCACCTGAAGGACCACCTGAACAACAATCCGGACTCCCATCTGGAGCTGTCCTACCAGGAGGAACTGGCGCACCTGGTTCTAGCCGGGGCCGACCTGCTGGTGGTGCCCAGCCTGTTCGAGCCCTGCGGACTGATACCGCTGATGGCGATGCGCTACGGGACCGTGCCGGTGGTCCGTGCCACCGGCGGGATGCGCGACACCGTCTTCGACCGGGACCACGGGGAGCACGCCGACGACCGGCGCAACGGATACGTGTTCCAGCACACCGACAACCAGGCGATCGACAGTGCGCTGCAGCGGGCGTTCGGGCTTTGGACCGACTACCCGGAGGACTTCCGCTCCCTGATGCTCAACGGCATGCGCGCCGACCATTCCTGGCACCGTCCCGCCGACCACTACCTCGACATCTACGAGCACATCCGGCACAAGTAG
- a CDS encoding DUF2795 domain-containing protein, which produces MTKSKKQYAAAQPQAPSEEFGRSIELAFSDHPWPASRADVLEHASRQRTFAKSDFARLKRIPHRDYHSVADLMDATRQAEMSMSAAQGPGPVATAEHNRRAMGETRVDTGMHSDQFDERTH; this is translated from the coding sequence ATGACCAAGTCGAAGAAGCAATACGCCGCGGCGCAGCCGCAGGCCCCGAGCGAGGAATTCGGCCGCAGCATCGAGCTGGCCTTCTCCGACCACCCGTGGCCGGCCAGCCGGGCGGACGTGCTGGAGCACGCCAGCCGGCAGCGGACCTTCGCCAAGTCGGACTTCGCGCGGTTGAAACGGATTCCGCACCGTGACTACCACAGCGTCGCGGACCTGATGGACGCCACCCGCCAGGCCGAGATGTCGATGTCGGCGGCGCAGGGCCCCGGCCCGGTGGCCACAGCCGAGCACAACCGGCGCGCCATGGGCGAGACCCGCGTGGACACCGGGATGCACTCGGACCAGTTCGACGAGCGGACTCACTAA
- a CDS encoding DUF2867 domain-containing protein → MVGVMVKARRIEVPVPGAAGDLPAHDYASAFELPIAQAPSRSPQEWARSAFEDAPFPVRVLVRAGWRFPLLFDAAKPGPGQVLGARIASTGPARLVLEQRSPLMLAYNIVSVEQTRIVWVTVVRYRRRIARPLWAVSALIHHRVLPYLLTRAARTPQR, encoded by the coding sequence ATGGTGGGCGTGATGGTGAAGGCCCGGCGCATCGAGGTCCCCGTTCCGGGCGCGGCCGGTGACCTGCCGGCCCACGACTACGCCTCAGCCTTCGAACTCCCCATCGCGCAGGCCCCATCCCGATCGCCGCAGGAATGGGCGCGGTCAGCGTTCGAAGACGCGCCGTTCCCCGTCCGGGTGCTGGTCCGTGCCGGCTGGCGCTTCCCGCTCCTGTTCGACGCCGCGAAACCGGGTCCTGGCCAGGTGCTCGGCGCCCGCATCGCCTCGACCGGCCCGGCGCGGCTCGTCCTGGAACAGCGCTCGCCGCTGATGCTGGCGTACAACATCGTCTCGGTCGAACAGACGCGGATCGTCTGGGTTACAGTCGTGCGTTACCGCCGCCGGATCGCGCGCCCGCTGTGGGCGGTGTCCGCGCTGATCCACCATCGCGTGCTGCCTTATCTCCTCACCAGAGCGGCGCGCACCCCGCAGCGGTGA
- a CDS encoding TetR/AcrR family transcriptional regulator: MTRRRLKPEERREELLDAGAEFFASQHYDDVLMDEVAARAGVSRALLYKYFPGKRELFAAIYRRAADRLLDAARLDPDLPMADAVSAGLDAHIDYFAAHRLTVLTANRTLAGDPLVQAIIDDELTVLRTRMLDAAGFSGHARDVASAALRAWLVFVREMCVEWLEGLAIDRDEVRAVCLRTLSAALEAVSDESVGQG; the protein is encoded by the coding sequence ATGACCAGGCGGCGGCTCAAGCCCGAGGAACGGCGTGAGGAACTGCTGGACGCCGGCGCGGAGTTCTTCGCCAGCCAGCACTACGACGATGTACTCATGGACGAGGTCGCGGCGCGGGCCGGCGTGTCACGGGCGCTGCTGTACAAGTACTTCCCCGGCAAACGCGAGCTGTTCGCCGCGATCTACCGACGCGCGGCCGACCGGCTCCTGGACGCCGCCCGGCTCGACCCGGATCTGCCGATGGCCGATGCCGTCTCGGCCGGCCTCGACGCGCACATCGACTACTTCGCCGCCCACCGGCTGACCGTACTGACCGCGAACCGGACGCTGGCCGGCGATCCGCTGGTCCAGGCGATCATCGACGACGAGCTCACCGTGCTGCGCACCCGGATGCTCGACGCGGCCGGCTTCAGCGGCCACGCGCGCGATGTGGCGTCCGCGGCGTTGCGCGCGTGGCTGGTCTTCGTCCGGGAGATGTGCGTCGAGTGGCTGGAGGGCCTGGCGATCGACCGGGACGAGGTGCGGGCGGTCTGCCTGCGGACGCTGTCGGCGGCGTTGGAAGCCGTCAGCGACGAATCCGTCGGCCAGGGATAA
- a CDS encoding GlxA family transcriptional regulator — protein sequence MSTAPHRVVIVAFDGVQALDVTGPSDVFDFAGRGRPGGGYEIEVVAPAPVVTTSSGVRIVPHATIDRFRGRIDTLIVAGATGERRDAVDEELISWLRGASRRARRTASVCTGAFLLARAGILDGRKATTHWAACDDLARRYPEITVLPDPIHVRDGDVYTSAGVSAGIDLSLALVEEDLGAQAALHVARELVLFVRRPGGQTQFSRGLAAQAASRPSIRELQDWITDHLDHDLSVTALAARALMSPRNFARVFAAETGSTPAAYVEAMRLERARMLLEGSEERIEEIARQCGFGTVETLRRSFARHLHVSPHGYRQRFATAVPFSPAAG from the coding sequence GTGAGCACCGCCCCGCACCGCGTCGTCATCGTGGCCTTCGACGGCGTCCAGGCCCTGGACGTCACCGGGCCCTCGGACGTCTTCGACTTCGCCGGCCGCGGCCGGCCCGGCGGCGGCTACGAGATCGAGGTGGTCGCGCCCGCGCCGGTGGTGACCACGTCCAGCGGCGTGCGGATCGTCCCGCACGCCACCATCGACCGCTTCCGCGGCCGCATCGACACGCTGATCGTCGCCGGCGCCACCGGCGAGCGCCGCGACGCGGTGGACGAGGAACTGATCTCCTGGCTGCGCGGCGCCAGCCGGCGGGCCCGGCGCACCGCCTCGGTGTGCACCGGCGCCTTCCTGCTGGCGCGTGCCGGCATCCTGGACGGCAGGAAGGCGACGACCCACTGGGCCGCGTGCGACGACCTGGCCCGGCGCTACCCCGAGATCACCGTGCTGCCCGACCCGATCCACGTCCGCGACGGCGACGTCTACACCTCGGCCGGCGTCTCGGCGGGCATCGACCTGTCGCTCGCCCTGGTCGAGGAGGACCTGGGCGCGCAGGCCGCGCTGCACGTCGCCCGGGAACTCGTCCTGTTCGTCCGGCGCCCCGGCGGCCAGACCCAGTTCAGCCGCGGCCTGGCCGCCCAGGCCGCGTCCCGGCCGAGCATCAGGGAGTTGCAGGACTGGATCACGGACCACCTCGACCACGACCTGTCCGTCACCGCCCTGGCCGCCCGGGCGCTGATGAGCCCGCGCAACTTCGCCCGCGTCTTCGCGGCCGAGACCGGCTCGACCCCGGCGGCCTACGTGGAGGCGATGCGGCTGGAGCGCGCCCGGATGCTGCTGGAGGGCAGCGAGGAGCGCATCGAGGAGATCGCGCGGCAGTGCGGCTTCGGGACGGTCGAGACGCTGCGCCGGTCGTTCGCCCGGCACCTGCACGTGAGCCCGCACGGCTACCGGCAGAGGTTCGCGACCGCGGTGCCGTTCAGCCCGGCGGCCGGGTGA
- a CDS encoding MFS transporter — MTSIETVADRPDLGRQPGPYPHPGYLRRPLAPRPAYLLAASIVGLAMFASGIPSPLYGTYSKLWGFSAVTLTIVYATYAFGVLAALLLAGRLSDEIGRRPVLLAALCGILVSTIVYMPATSVAWLFVARGLQGLATGLALSAASAALLDLHPRRDPVAVGLANGVTSAGGIGLGILASSVLVQYLPAPRVLPYVMLAVLLLVATVATLRLKDPVTPRPGARIQLTPQRPSVPPAGRRAFLLASMAVLSSWSLNGLYLSLGPELSASLLHSDSVVLSGLVVSSLPTAAALSQLLFGRSAPWAGASYGSLALAAGMGLLVAAVATGSAALFVVASVIAGFGFGVAFLGGLRSLSAAVPPEHRAAVMSAFYVVAYGALSLPAIAAGLLSTPLGLDSTFEIFGVAIAALALVVAGEAWRTRPRDGWR; from the coding sequence ATGACTTCCATCGAGACGGTGGCGGACCGCCCCGACCTCGGCCGCCAACCCGGCCCCTACCCCCACCCCGGCTACCTCCGCCGTCCACTCGCGCCACGCCCCGCCTACCTGCTGGCCGCAAGCATCGTCGGCCTGGCGATGTTCGCCTCCGGCATCCCTTCGCCGCTGTACGGCACCTACAGCAAGCTGTGGGGCTTCTCCGCGGTGACGCTCACGATCGTCTACGCGACCTACGCCTTCGGCGTGCTCGCGGCGCTGCTGCTGGCCGGGCGGCTGTCGGACGAGATCGGACGGCGCCCGGTCTTGCTCGCCGCGCTGTGCGGGATCCTGGTCTCCACCATCGTGTACATGCCGGCCACCTCGGTGGCGTGGTTGTTCGTCGCCCGCGGGCTCCAGGGGCTGGCGACCGGGCTGGCCCTGAGCGCGGCCAGCGCCGCGCTGCTCGACCTGCACCCGCGGCGCGATCCGGTCGCGGTGGGGCTGGCCAACGGAGTGACCTCGGCGGGCGGCATCGGGCTCGGGATCCTCGCCTCCTCGGTCCTGGTGCAGTACCTGCCGGCGCCGCGGGTGCTGCCGTATGTGATGCTCGCGGTCCTGCTCCTGGTCGCCACCGTCGCCACGCTGCGCCTGAAAGACCCGGTGACGCCGCGTCCCGGCGCGCGGATACAGCTCACGCCGCAGCGCCCGAGCGTGCCGCCGGCGGGGCGGCGGGCGTTCCTGCTGGCGTCCATGGCCGTGCTCTCGTCCTGGTCGCTCAACGGGCTCTACCTCTCGCTCGGCCCCGAGCTGAGCGCGAGCCTGCTGCACAGCGACTCGGTCGTGCTGTCCGGGCTCGTCGTCTCCAGCCTGCCGACCGCCGCCGCGCTCTCCCAACTGCTGTTCGGACGCAGCGCGCCGTGGGCCGGCGCGAGCTACGGCTCGCTGGCCCTGGCCGCGGGGATGGGGCTGCTCGTGGCCGCCGTGGCGACCGGCTCGGCCGCGCTGTTCGTGGTGGCCAGTGTGATCGCCGGGTTCGGGTTCGGCGTCGCCTTCCTCGGCGGGCTGCGCTCGCTGTCCGCGGCCGTGCCGCCCGAGCACCGGGCCGCGGTGATGTCGGCGTTCTACGTCGTGGCCTATGGGGCCCTGTCGCTGCCCGCGATCGCCGCCGGGCTCCTGAGCACCCCGCTGGGCCTGGACTCGACGTTCGAGATCTTCGGGGTGGCGATCGCGGCGCTGGCGCTCGTCGTGGCCGGCGAGGCCTGGCGGACCAGGCCGCGCGACGGATGGCGGTAA
- a CDS encoding helix-turn-helix domain-containing protein: MAPGALLSQFLTGLVEQAERYAPNQAVGLGAVAGDLIAVHLSQYVDAPDEALPGGRRQVLLTKVNAFIEEHLGDPDLTPGTIAAAHFISRRHLHQLFDGQHHTPAAWIRQRRLHRCRADLADPLLAGRPIGAIAARWGFRNAQDFSRAFRAAFGVAPREFRIRALIQVPRARTDEDACTGKDVGTDKNARTDNSHALIARALRPVPDESFQ; this comes from the coding sequence GTGGCACCGGGGGCGCTGCTGTCGCAGTTCCTGACCGGGCTGGTCGAGCAGGCCGAGCGGTACGCGCCGAACCAGGCGGTCGGGCTCGGGGCGGTCGCCGGCGATCTGATCGCGGTGCACCTGTCGCAGTACGTCGACGCCCCCGACGAGGCGCTGCCGGGCGGCCGGCGGCAGGTTCTGCTGACGAAGGTGAACGCGTTCATCGAGGAGCACCTCGGCGACCCGGACCTGACCCCGGGCACGATCGCCGCCGCCCACTTCATCTCGCGGCGGCACCTGCACCAGCTGTTCGACGGCCAGCACCACACCCCCGCCGCCTGGATCCGTCAGCGCAGGCTGCACCGGTGCCGCGCCGATCTCGCGGACCCGCTGCTGGCCGGCCGGCCGATCGGGGCCATCGCCGCGCGCTGGGGGTTCCGCAATGCGCAGGACTTCAGTCGAGCGTTCCGGGCGGCCTTCGGTGTCGCGCCGCGTGAGTTCCGGATCAGGGCCCTGATCCAGGTTCCGCGTGCACGCACCGATGAAGATGCATGTACAGGCAAAGATGTAGGCACAGATAAAAATGCACGCACAGACAACAGCCATGCACTGATTGCGCGGGCTCTTCGCCCCGTCCCCGACGAGAGTTTCCAGTAG
- a CDS encoding peptidoglycan-binding protein encodes MNLGFYSSRTGNAPLAVDGSFGQKTYDAVIWYQGCSNISQDGEVGTNTWYQLRNNPNC; translated from the coding sequence ATCAATCTCGGCTTCTACAGCTCGCGGACCGGTAACGCGCCGCTGGCGGTGGACGGGTCCTTCGGACAGAAGACCTACGACGCCGTCATCTGGTACCAGGGGTGCTCGAACATCTCGCAGGACGGCGAGGTCGGCACCAACACCTGGTACCAGCTGCGCAACAACCCCAACTGCTGA
- a CDS encoding alpha/beta hydrolase-fold protein, with protein MTSTAIFVPAPAGSAPTIHPVAEPLVTRIWLPAGYDPGRATGYQSLYLLHGGNGGYTDWADDGHLVQNTAGSPFHGIYVMPAGGLSGWYSDWTGHTDGFFAPECETFHTGQLVPWIDANFHTIADRSARAVAGARRLRRRLC; from the coding sequence ATGACCTCGACCGCGATCTTCGTCCCAGCGCCGGCCGGTTCGGCGCCCACGATCCACCCGGTCGCCGAGCCCTTGGTCACCCGGATCTGGCTGCCCGCCGGGTACGACCCCGGCCGCGCCACCGGATACCAGAGCCTTTACCTGCTGCACGGCGGCAACGGCGGCTACACCGACTGGGCCGACGACGGCCACCTCGTCCAGAACACCGCGGGCTCGCCGTTCCACGGCATCTACGTCATGCCGGCCGGCGGCTTGAGCGGCTGGTACTCGGACTGGACGGGACACACCGACGGCTTCTTCGCGCCGGAGTGCGAGACCTTCCACACCGGCCAGCTCGTCCCCTGGATCGACGCCAACTTCCACACCATCGCCGACCGCTCGGCGCGGGCCGTGGCCGGGGCCCGCCGTCTACGGCGGCGGCTGTGCTGA
- a CDS encoding RCC1 domain-containing protein translates to MTRTALAAGRRHSVGVRADGSVVTAGIPQAPECRVGAWHDIVAVAAGNVHTATNTGRSHTVGLHADGTVVAVGWNGDGQCDVAGWTGVVGIAAGWRRTLAVLADGSVRAAGRTREGACDVEAWSEIVAASAGDWHSVGVRADGTATAAGNNRRGQCEVGGWRGLRSASAGYLHSVALTEDGRVLATGAVSAGTKEVSEWRDVVAVSAGSYHTVAVDTRGRVFAAGDNSRGQCDVASWREVVAVAAGSTHTLGLRADGAVLAVGDNEDGQCETTLWHL, encoded by the coding sequence ATGACTCGAACGGCGCTCGCCGCCGGGCGCCGCCACTCCGTCGGCGTGCGCGCGGACGGGTCGGTCGTGACGGCGGGCATTCCGCAAGCCCCTGAATGCCGCGTCGGCGCCTGGCACGACATCGTCGCCGTGGCGGCGGGGAACGTGCACACGGCCACGAATACCGGCCGCTCGCACACCGTCGGTCTGCACGCGGACGGCACCGTCGTCGCGGTCGGCTGGAACGGGGACGGCCAGTGCGACGTCGCCGGCTGGACCGGCGTCGTCGGCATCGCCGCCGGCTGGCGGCGCACGCTGGCGGTTCTCGCCGACGGCTCAGTCCGCGCGGCGGGCCGCACCCGAGAGGGCGCGTGCGATGTCGAGGCCTGGAGCGAGATCGTCGCCGCCAGCGCCGGGGACTGGCACTCGGTCGGCGTGCGTGCGGACGGCACCGCCACGGCGGCCGGCAACAACCGCAGGGGGCAGTGCGAGGTCGGCGGGTGGCGCGGGCTGCGGTCGGCATCGGCGGGCTACCTGCACTCCGTGGCCCTCACCGAGGACGGACGCGTGCTCGCCACCGGGGCTGTCTCGGCGGGCACCAAGGAAGTGTCCGAGTGGCGTGATGTGGTCGCGGTGTCCGCGGGGAGCTACCACACCGTCGCCGTCGACACCCGAGGCCGGGTCTTCGCCGCCGGCGACAACAGCCGCGGGCAGTGCGATGTCGCCTCGTGGCGCGAGGTCGTGGCCGTCGCCGCTGGTTCGACGCACACCCTCGGGCTGCGTGCCGACGGGGCCGTCCTCGCTGTCGGCGACAACGAGGACGGCCAGTGTGAGACCACGCTGTGGCACCTGTGA
- a CDS encoding putative immunity protein, which translates to MTRNDEPPRTPRTPRTPDFVLPPEDLRAVTAFNVACAEQVIELFEEAKPDDTRPREALDAATAFIRGGPRSKAQRVTALAAHRAAKEVSAPAAHAAMAAGDAAASAYLHPLADAAQVGHILRGPAYCVLALHQRPVQPLTRPEAVAAVLQHATPDVVRALRRYPRVQAGRQEVSSVMGELDARLREEPI; encoded by the coding sequence ATGACCAGGAACGACGAGCCTCCCCGCACCCCGCGTACCCCGCGCACCCCGGACTTCGTGTTGCCCCCGGAAGACCTCAGAGCGGTCACCGCCTTCAATGTGGCCTGCGCCGAGCAGGTCATCGAGCTCTTCGAGGAGGCGAAGCCCGACGACACCCGGCCGCGGGAAGCCTTGGACGCCGCGACGGCGTTCATCCGCGGCGGTCCCCGGTCCAAGGCCCAGCGGGTCACCGCGCTCGCGGCTCACCGTGCGGCCAAGGAGGTCAGCGCGCCCGCAGCGCACGCGGCCATGGCCGCCGGGGACGCGGCGGCCTCCGCCTACCTGCATCCGCTGGCAGATGCCGCGCAGGTGGGGCACATTCTGCGCGGGCCGGCGTACTGCGTTCTCGCGTTGCACCAACGCCCGGTGCAGCCCTTGACGCGTCCGGAGGCGGTGGCCGCTGTGCTCCAGCACGCCACCCCTGATGTGGTCCGGGCGCTGCGACGCTACCCCCGTGTCCAGGCTGGCCGACAGGAAGTCTCCTCCGTCATGGGCGAACTGGACGCGCGGCTGCGAGAGGAGCCGATCTGA